In Cupriavidus taiwanensis, the following are encoded in one genomic region:
- a CDS encoding response regulator — protein MRVAQLEDNQRVNTAGAQGVAPGVPVPGTAPDIITPETASQPRRKVLVIDDSSTIRRTAEIFLAQAGYQVTLAEDGFEALAKVGELHPDLVFCDILMPRLDGYQTCSLIKKSPRFHAIPVIMLSSRDGVFDRSRGRLVGAHDHLAKPFTRDALLQAVQACLPCRPAGEALPA, from the coding sequence ATGCGGGTCGCTCAATTAGAAGACAACCAGCGGGTCAATACCGCCGGCGCCCAGGGTGTGGCGCCTGGCGTTCCTGTTCCGGGTACCGCGCCGGACATCATCACGCCTGAAACCGCTTCGCAGCCGCGCCGCAAGGTGCTGGTCATCGACGATTCCAGCACCATCCGCCGTACCGCGGAAATCTTCCTGGCGCAGGCCGGCTACCAGGTGACGCTGGCCGAGGACGGCTTCGAGGCACTGGCCAAGGTGGGCGAGCTGCACCCCGACCTGGTCTTCTGCGACATCCTGATGCCCCGGCTGGACGGCTACCAGACCTGCTCGCTGATCAAGAAGAGCCCGCGCTTCCACGCCATTCCCGTGATCATGCTGTCCTCGCGCGACGGCGTGTTCGACCGCTCGCGCGGCCGCCTGGTCGGCGCGCATGACCACCTTGCCAAGCCATTCACCCGTGACGCGCTGCTGCAGGCCGTGCAGGCCTGCCTGCCATGCCGGCCCGCGGGCGAGGCGTTGCCCGCCTGA
- a CDS encoding response regulator yields the protein MTAIHKILIVDDSPTEALFMSDLLGKRGFKVAVASNSEQAFARLQAEAFDLILMDVVMPGQNGYQATRAIKRDDRFKDIPVIMCTSKGLDTDRIWGMRQGASDYIVKPVDGEELLGKIAALAH from the coding sequence ATGACCGCCATTCACAAGATCCTGATCGTCGACGACTCCCCGACCGAAGCGCTGTTCATGTCCGACCTGCTCGGCAAGCGCGGCTTCAAGGTCGCGGTCGCCAGCAACAGCGAGCAGGCCTTCGCCCGCCTGCAGGCCGAAGCCTTCGACCTGATCCTGATGGACGTGGTAATGCCCGGCCAGAACGGCTACCAGGCCACCCGCGCGATCAAGCGCGACGACCGCTTCAAGGACATCCCCGTGATCATGTGCACCAGCAAGGGCCTGGACACCGACCGCATCTGGGGCATGCGCCAGGGCGCGTCCGACTACATCGTCAAGCCCGTCGACGGCGAAGAGCTGCTGGGCAAGATCGCCGCGCTGGCGCACTGA
- a CDS encoding chemotaxis protein CheW gives MNAPRQDLRARHTRLQDYQAMLARRLREARSLPAADSYLALQVGARHWLLPLADAGEVLDMRQPSPVPLTQPWYSGLVNARGSLLGVIDFSLFCGGAPTPLQPGSKIVVLSRDAERACAILATRVAGLRHAADLGLPHGDAAAPGPGAAPPWEGQRYADREGRDWQVLDVRALLDAPAFLQAGRAAA, from the coding sequence ATGAACGCGCCACGCCAAGACCTTCGCGCCCGCCACACGCGCCTGCAGGACTACCAGGCCATGCTGGCCCGGCGCCTGCGCGAGGCGCGCAGCCTGCCGGCCGCCGACAGCTACCTGGCGCTGCAGGTCGGCGCGCGCCACTGGCTGCTGCCGCTGGCCGATGCCGGCGAGGTGCTGGACATGCGCCAGCCCAGCCCCGTGCCGCTGACGCAGCCGTGGTACAGCGGCCTGGTCAACGCGCGCGGCAGCCTGCTGGGCGTGATCGATTTCAGCCTGTTCTGCGGCGGCGCGCCAACGCCGTTGCAGCCGGGCAGCAAGATCGTGGTGCTGTCGCGCGACGCGGAGCGCGCCTGCGCGATCCTGGCCACGCGCGTGGCCGGCCTGCGCCATGCGGCGGACCTGGGTTTGCCGCACGGCGATGCCGCCGCCCCCGGCCCGGGCGCGGCCCCGCCCTGGGAAGGGCAGCGCTATGCCGACCGCGAGGGCCGCGACTGGCAGGTGCTGGACGTGCGCGCGCTGCTGGACGCGCCCGCCTTCCTGCAGGCCGGCCGGGCCGCCGCCTGA
- a CDS encoding methyl-accepting chemotaxis protein: MGFKKFSLGRRTPAADAATGLADGLDGTGLAYAGGPEPAPLPPAAGLGATPLEHVGRWLGRMPFTSQQRLLTVGVVVSLVALLGSVYLDNRIANNAAAQIEVAGDMLMHSQRLGKAVPVALLGNAQAFTQLRQSRDALSGDLKALQQGSDEKRVRATTGAAEPLLEAAMASWQRSEKSAADVLAQQPVLTTIGQTLQIFNASNPELLEAAEQVAAIKLQSGANAREVAASAQLVMLTQRLGKNLNEFLAGEGVNPETAFLLGKDTNTFRETLDGLLNGSEALRLSAAADEETRGYLQQLSQRFEAVQKTTQTILQNLPGLIAAKRAQQQIFNDNEALRAELSALQRAYAQSARVRPVTLGATVVSAALTLLCLVGLAALYLRDSRMRALEAEAREREAEARRLDEKRNNDNTQKAILQLMNELQDIADGDLTRQATVTEDITGAIADSVNYTVEELRELVGRVQQTAGEVTQASGQVQSTSTQLVSTTEEQSRQIRQTGESVVEMADRITQVSRGAAESANVARASLSAAEQGQQAVQNAIAGMNDIREQIQETSKRIKRLGESSQEIGEIVELISDITEQTNVLALNAAIQAASAGEAGRGFSVVAEEVQRLAERSGEATKQIGALIRTIQTDTQDAVHAMERSTQGVVEGARLSDNAGAALVEIGRVSRQLAELIEQISQSTSHEADLATTVARHIERILQVTEQTTTGTRQTAQSVRQLTLLSEELRNSVSRFKIA, translated from the coding sequence ATGGGTTTCAAGAAATTCAGCCTGGGCCGGCGCACGCCGGCCGCCGACGCTGCCACCGGCCTTGCGGATGGCCTGGACGGGACGGGCCTGGCCTATGCCGGCGGCCCCGAACCCGCGCCGCTGCCGCCCGCCGCGGGGCTGGGCGCGACGCCGCTGGAGCACGTGGGCCGCTGGCTCGGGCGCATGCCGTTCACGTCGCAGCAGCGGCTGCTGACCGTGGGCGTGGTGGTGTCGCTGGTGGCGCTGCTGGGCTCGGTCTACCTGGACAACCGCATCGCCAACAATGCCGCCGCGCAGATCGAGGTGGCCGGCGACATGCTGATGCACTCGCAGCGCCTGGGCAAGGCGGTGCCGGTGGCGCTGCTGGGCAATGCGCAGGCCTTCACCCAGCTGCGCCAGTCCAGGGACGCGCTGTCGGGCGACCTGAAGGCGCTGCAGCAGGGCAGCGACGAAAAGCGCGTGCGCGCCACCACCGGCGCGGCCGAACCGCTGCTGGAGGCCGCCATGGCGTCATGGCAGCGTTCCGAGAAAAGCGCCGCCGACGTGCTGGCGCAGCAGCCGGTGCTGACCACCATCGGCCAGACCCTGCAGATCTTCAACGCGTCCAACCCCGAGCTGCTCGAAGCCGCCGAACAGGTGGCGGCGATCAAGCTGCAGTCCGGCGCCAATGCGCGCGAGGTGGCGGCCTCGGCGCAGCTGGTGATGCTGACCCAGCGCCTGGGCAAGAACCTGAACGAGTTCCTGGCCGGCGAAGGCGTCAACCCCGAGACCGCGTTCCTGCTGGGCAAGGACACCAATACCTTCCGCGAGACCCTGGACGGCCTGCTCAACGGCAGCGAGGCGCTGCGGCTGTCCGCCGCCGCCGACGAAGAGACGCGCGGCTACCTGCAGCAGCTGTCGCAGCGCTTCGAGGCGGTGCAGAAGACCACCCAGACCATCCTGCAGAACCTGCCCGGCCTGATCGCCGCCAAGCGCGCGCAGCAGCAGATCTTCAATGACAACGAGGCGCTGCGCGCCGAGCTCTCGGCGCTGCAGCGCGCCTACGCGCAGTCGGCGCGGGTGCGCCCGGTGACGCTGGGCGCGACCGTGGTGTCGGCGGCGCTGACGCTGCTGTGCCTGGTCGGCCTGGCGGCGCTGTACCTGCGCGATTCGCGCATGCGCGCGCTGGAAGCCGAAGCGCGCGAGCGCGAGGCCGAGGCCCGCCGGCTCGACGAAAAACGCAACAACGACAACACCCAGAAGGCCATTTTGCAGCTGATGAACGAGCTGCAGGACATCGCCGACGGCGACCTGACGCGCCAGGCCACCGTGACCGAGGACATCACCGGCGCGATTGCCGACTCGGTCAACTACACCGTGGAAGAGCTGCGCGAGCTGGTCGGCCGGGTGCAGCAGACCGCGGGCGAGGTGACGCAGGCGTCGGGGCAGGTGCAGTCCACCTCGACCCAGCTGGTGTCGACCACCGAAGAGCAGTCGCGCCAGATCCGCCAGACCGGCGAGTCGGTGGTGGAGATGGCCGACCGCATCACGCAGGTGTCGCGCGGCGCGGCCGAGTCCGCCAACGTCGCGCGCGCTTCGCTGTCGGCGGCGGAACAGGGCCAGCAGGCGGTGCAGAACGCCATTGCCGGCATGAACGACATCCGCGAGCAGATCCAGGAGACCTCCAAGCGCATCAAGCGGCTGGGCGAGTCGTCGCAGGAGATCGGTGAAATCGTCGAGCTGATCTCGGACATTACCGAGCAGACCAACGTGCTGGCGCTGAACGCCGCCATCCAGGCGGCGTCGGCCGGCGAGGCCGGGCGCGGCTTCTCGGTGGTGGCCGAAGAAGTGCAGCGCCTCGCCGAGCGCTCGGGCGAGGCCACCAAGCAGATCGGCGCGCTGATCCGCACCATCCAGACCGATACCCAGGACGCGGTGCACGCGATGGAGCGCAGCACCCAGGGCGTGGTGGAGGGCGCGCGGCTGTCGGACAACGCCGGTGCCGCGCTGGTCGAGATCGGGCGCGTGTCGCGCCAGCTCGCCGAACTGATCGAACAGATCTCGCAGTCCACCTCGCACGAGGCCGACCTCGCCACCACCGTGGCGCGCCATATCGAACGCATCCTGCAGGTCACCGAGCAGACCACCACCGGCACGCGCCAGACCGCGCAATCGGTGCGCCAGCTGACGCTGCTGAGCGAGGAACTGCGCAACTCGGTGTCGCGCTTCAAGATCGCCTGA
- a CDS encoding hybrid sensor histidine kinase/response regulator, with amino-acid sequence MSLNLPVPRDAAAAGVPAGALPEPEPAPLPAGAQPSPEGGAARDLSGLAWLAPSLRSALEEAAAELGHYVDEVRQAPEALGARDTTSLRLAGQHLHQAAGAVHIVGLRGTDPYCQALRRLLDAIDAGAVAADPEALAVFRAGVQALAEYVDDLMAGDDEAPLRLFQPYAAVLARLGEERVHPADLWLDELQMLPGMLLPAKGPAAVTRARQQFESALLKALRLPAPCADAALLREAWLPLHAALEELRANEQDARRAADHPDRGVWHVLGLVCRALALGLLPSDLLAKRLAGRVNLLLRQYQQGHVRVPQALLNDAVFLLVCTGLGEGGNDSANDSDNDAVSLRADIARTLAAFRLDGAHAQANADFRRRYYGWLDPIDTRNLQQAAAGLERAAAADQAAWEIALAALAEAALPLAQPPLQRCLARAAMPGRERGAGDALGAAGIALFLSRALALPWRVHGQSAHPAAARFAAQCDALAASLADPAAAAPAWLARMVDEARAQALRSEAVAQLRAQLDSGESWLDSYDRNAARADGAAHLRDARQAFAALQATLAQLQGSCALPAALAGEAAQASAAVQGVAARLADAGELADAGARAALLRTVAAELGAVHAFADAVEFGRVRRADALPDAADASEAQAPQDPLAAARAAADEALRAGASADAPAVQRLRAALQALADQAAIDDDAALRRLATDAVTQCNAWLAGSDDAGARMVMALAAIPAEPAPMPASATTPAMPAAGDHAAIDAELLDIFLNEADEVLAGIAGDLGAGVEALRDADTLSRLRRAFHTLKGSSRMVGLHRYGEAAWAVEQVMNLWLAEAREPAPALLALLRRAHAELSAWVARLHGDAAAWHDIAPLVAAAEALRDAGAAADMALAPDVPEVPEVPGDDVPSEEPEAAATADTDTDTDTGADADAATPDDNVIPFRLAGGLSDEDDHYKVIGPVRIGLALYNVYLQEADGLLRQFATDISEWRHEAHPCPSELALRVAHTLQGSASTVGLEPVREIAEALEALLLQLGAHPVAMHAGDFRLLEQAAERMRGMLHQFAAGIWPQADAGLRRSLVEFGERALLRPRVAVPVPQPPAESDDAMAQMFGRLPPAAQDAAALPPAADAAEAAEADAAPPATTHDAVVIALPTAQRAHEAAAADANVANVADPALVQIFLEEAQGSLPELGKLLRGWEAAPADARHGGLVLRALHTLKGSARMAGAMALGQAAHEMETLLDSTLRGQGQQPVAPKVFERLYAWYDRILAHAEALQAGRLLPADDPDVVNGLAEPLQAADAAMPQPEAAEAPDACAAAAPASDPDRDLPAVPGPADVMVPMPPAAALAPLAPLPALAPAEPQRALVRVQARALDTLINEAGEVGATRARLDSELEAMRAYLGELNDNVARLRGQLREIEIQAESQMASRIADAQHKQEFDPLEFDRFTRFQELTRMMAESVNDVATVEQNLQRGFDRAAGDLAAQARLTRGLQRGLMQARMVQFDALAERLYRVARQAAAETGKEVRLLIKGGTVEIDRSVLDRMAGPIEHLIRNAVAHGIEPSAQRRAAGKPATGALTLEVQQEGNEVVLHFIDDGGGLDLARIRARAVERRLLAPDDDASEARLTEMIFTPGFSTAQEVSELAGRGVGMDVVRAETVALGGRITLTSQPGQGTTFTVHLPLTTAITQVLVFALGARRYAVPSGMIDQVQQLRAPALLDAYNHGRLGVAGAEVPFFYFGALLEQGNAATAGRKYSPVVVVRSGAERVAVHVDDVVGNREVVVKHIGPHLARLEGIAGATTLGDGEIVLIYNPVVLAQRFVRERGQSRPLDPPALPQTPTQPVAQMGAVAELAGDGSAEPVPGLALQPTVMVVDDSLTVRKATQRLLGRAGYHVVLARDGVDALKQLQDVMPDAMLVDIEMPHMDGFDLTRNVRSDARTAHLPLVMITSRTADKHRRYAEEIGVNVYLGKPYNEDELLGTLHRLLGERAAGTAGSVGQMLGDTPAG; translated from the coding sequence ATGTCCCTGAATCTTCCCGTCCCGCGCGACGCTGCCGCAGCCGGTGTGCCGGCCGGCGCCTTGCCCGAACCCGAACCCGCACCGTTGCCGGCCGGCGCGCAGCCGTCGCCCGAAGGCGGCGCCGCGCGCGACCTGTCCGGCCTGGCGTGGCTGGCGCCCAGCCTGCGCAGCGCGCTGGAAGAGGCCGCCGCGGAGCTGGGCCACTATGTCGATGAAGTGCGCCAGGCGCCCGAGGCGCTGGGCGCGCGCGACACCACCTCGCTGCGGCTGGCCGGCCAGCACCTGCACCAGGCCGCCGGCGCCGTGCATATCGTCGGGCTGCGCGGCACCGATCCGTATTGCCAGGCACTGCGCCGCCTGCTCGACGCCATCGACGCCGGCGCCGTCGCCGCCGACCCCGAGGCGCTGGCGGTATTCCGCGCCGGCGTGCAGGCACTGGCCGAATACGTCGACGACCTGATGGCCGGCGACGACGAAGCCCCGCTGCGCCTGTTCCAGCCCTATGCGGCCGTGCTGGCCCGATTGGGCGAGGAACGCGTGCATCCCGCCGACCTTTGGCTCGACGAACTGCAGATGCTGCCCGGCATGCTGCTGCCGGCCAAGGGGCCGGCAGCCGTCACGCGCGCGCGCCAGCAGTTCGAATCGGCCCTGCTCAAGGCGCTGCGCCTGCCCGCGCCGTGCGCCGACGCGGCGCTGCTGCGCGAGGCCTGGCTGCCGCTGCACGCGGCGCTGGAGGAACTGCGCGCCAACGAACAGGATGCGCGCCGCGCCGCCGACCATCCCGACCGCGGCGTCTGGCATGTGCTGGGGCTGGTGTGCCGTGCGCTGGCGCTGGGCCTGCTGCCGTCGGACCTGCTGGCCAAGCGCCTGGCCGGCCGCGTCAACCTGTTGCTGCGCCAGTACCAGCAGGGCCATGTGCGGGTGCCGCAGGCGCTGCTGAACGATGCGGTGTTCCTGCTGGTCTGCACCGGGCTGGGCGAGGGTGGCAACGATAGCGCCAACGACAGCGACAACGACGCGGTGTCGCTGCGCGCCGATATCGCGCGCACGCTGGCGGCGTTCCGCCTCGATGGCGCGCATGCGCAGGCCAATGCCGATTTCCGCCGGCGCTACTACGGCTGGCTCGACCCCATCGACACGCGCAACCTGCAGCAGGCCGCGGCCGGGCTGGAACGCGCCGCGGCGGCCGACCAGGCCGCCTGGGAAATCGCGCTGGCCGCGCTGGCCGAGGCGGCGCTGCCGCTGGCGCAGCCGCCGCTGCAGCGTTGCCTGGCGCGGGCCGCGATGCCGGGGCGCGAGCGCGGCGCCGGCGATGCGCTGGGCGCCGCCGGCATCGCGCTGTTCCTGTCGCGCGCGCTGGCGCTGCCGTGGCGCGTGCACGGGCAGTCCGCCCATCCGGCCGCGGCGCGCTTTGCCGCGCAGTGCGACGCGCTCGCCGCCAGCCTGGCCGACCCTGCCGCCGCCGCGCCGGCCTGGCTGGCGCGCATGGTCGACGAGGCGCGCGCGCAGGCGCTGCGCAGCGAAGCCGTGGCGCAACTGCGCGCCCAGCTCGACAGTGGCGAGTCCTGGCTCGACAGCTACGACCGCAATGCGGCGCGCGCCGACGGCGCCGCGCACCTGCGCGACGCGCGCCAGGCCTTCGCCGCGCTGCAGGCAACGCTGGCGCAGCTGCAGGGCTCCTGCGCACTGCCGGCGGCGCTGGCCGGCGAAGCGGCGCAGGCCAGCGCGGCGGTGCAGGGCGTCGCGGCGCGGCTTGCCGATGCGGGCGAGCTCGCCGACGCCGGCGCGCGCGCGGCGCTGCTGCGCACGGTGGCGGCGGAGCTGGGCGCGGTCCACGCGTTCGCCGATGCCGTCGAATTCGGCCGCGTGCGCCGCGCGGACGCATTGCCGGATGCCGCAGACGCGAGCGAAGCGCAGGCGCCGCAGGATCCGCTGGCCGCCGCGCGCGCCGCCGCCGACGAAGCGCTGCGCGCCGGTGCCAGCGCCGATGCGCCGGCAGTGCAGCGGCTGCGTGCCGCGCTGCAGGCGCTGGCCGACCAGGCCGCCATCGACGACGATGCCGCGCTGCGCCGCCTGGCCACCGATGCCGTCACGCAGTGCAACGCCTGGCTTGCCGGCAGCGACGACGCCGGCGCCCGCATGGTGATGGCGCTGGCCGCGATCCCGGCCGAGCCTGCGCCGATGCCGGCCAGCGCAACCACGCCGGCGATGCCCGCCGCCGGCGACCACGCCGCCATCGATGCGGAACTGCTCGACATCTTCCTGAACGAGGCCGACGAGGTGCTGGCCGGCATCGCCGGCGACCTCGGCGCCGGTGTCGAGGCGCTGCGCGATGCCGACACGCTCAGCCGTCTGCGGCGCGCATTCCATACGCTCAAGGGCTCGAGCCGCATGGTCGGCCTGCATCGCTACGGCGAAGCGGCGTGGGCGGTGGAGCAGGTGATGAACCTGTGGCTGGCCGAAGCGCGCGAGCCCGCGCCGGCGCTGCTGGCGCTGCTGCGCCGCGCGCATGCCGAGCTGTCGGCGTGGGTCGCGCGGCTGCACGGCGATGCCGCGGCCTGGCACGACATCGCGCCGCTGGTCGCCGCCGCCGAAGCGCTGCGCGATGCCGGCGCCGCCGCCGACATGGCGCTGGCGCCGGACGTGCCTGAAGTGCCTGAAGTGCCTGGCGACGACGTGCCGAGCGAGGAGCCGGAGGCCGCCGCCACCGCGGACACGGATACCGATACCGATACCGGCGCCGACGCCGACGCCGCCACGCCCGACGACAACGTGATCCCCTTCCGCCTGGCCGGCGGCCTGTCGGACGAGGACGACCATTACAAGGTCATCGGCCCGGTGCGCATCGGCCTGGCGCTGTACAACGTCTACCTGCAGGAGGCCGACGGCCTGCTGCGCCAGTTCGCCACCGATATCTCCGAATGGCGGCACGAGGCCCACCCATGCCCGAGCGAGCTGGCGCTGCGGGTCGCGCACACGCTGCAGGGCAGCGCGTCGACCGTGGGCCTGGAGCCGGTGCGCGAGATTGCCGAGGCGCTGGAAGCGTTGCTGCTGCAGCTGGGCGCGCATCCGGTGGCGATGCATGCGGGCGACTTCCGCCTGCTGGAGCAGGCCGCCGAGCGCATGCGCGGTATGCTGCACCAGTTTGCCGCCGGCATCTGGCCGCAGGCCGATGCCGGGTTGCGCCGCAGCCTGGTCGAGTTCGGCGAGCGCGCACTGCTGCGCCCGCGCGTGGCAGTACCCGTGCCGCAGCCGCCGGCCGAGAGCGATGACGCGATGGCGCAGATGTTCGGCCGCTTGCCGCCCGCGGCACAGGATGCAGCGGCGCTGCCGCCTGCTGCCGATGCTGCTGAAGCTGCCGAAGCCGATGCAGCGCCGCCCGCCACCACGCATGACGCGGTCGTGATCGCGCTGCCGACGGCGCAGCGTGCGCATGAGGCGGCGGCTGCCGACGCCAACGTTGCCAACGTCGCCGACCCGGCCCTGGTGCAGATCTTCCTGGAAGAGGCGCAGGGCTCGCTGCCCGAGCTGGGCAAGCTGTTGCGCGGCTGGGAAGCCGCGCCCGCCGACGCGCGCCATGGCGGGCTGGTGCTGCGCGCGCTGCATACGCTCAAGGGCAGCGCGCGCATGGCCGGCGCGATGGCGCTGGGGCAGGCCGCGCACGAGATGGAAACGCTGCTCGACAGCACGCTGCGCGGGCAGGGGCAGCAGCCGGTTGCGCCCAAGGTGTTCGAGCGGCTCTACGCCTGGTACGACCGCATCCTCGCGCATGCCGAGGCCTTGCAGGCCGGCCGCCTGCTGCCGGCCGACGATCCCGATGTGGTCAACGGCCTGGCCGAACCCCTGCAGGCGGCCGACGCCGCCATGCCGCAGCCTGAAGCCGCTGAAGCGCCCGACGCTTGCGCGGCAGCAGCGCCCGCGTCCGACCCCGATCGCGACCTGCCCGCGGTGCCGGGGCCGGCCGACGTGATGGTGCCGATGCCGCCGGCCGCTGCGCTGGCTCCGCTCGCGCCGCTACCTGCGCTGGCTCCGGCCGAGCCGCAGCGCGCGCTGGTCCGCGTGCAGGCGCGCGCGCTCGACACGCTGATCAACGAGGCCGGCGAAGTCGGCGCCACGCGCGCGCGCCTGGACAGCGAGCTGGAGGCGATGCGCGCCTACCTGGGCGAACTGAACGACAACGTCGCGCGCCTGCGCGGCCAGTTGCGCGAGATCGAGATCCAGGCCGAATCGCAGATGGCGTCGCGCATTGCCGACGCGCAGCACAAGCAGGAATTCGATCCGCTCGAGTTCGACCGCTTCACGCGCTTCCAGGAGCTGACGCGGATGATGGCCGAGTCGGTCAACGACGTGGCCACCGTCGAGCAGAACCTGCAGCGCGGCTTCGACCGCGCCGCCGGCGACCTTGCGGCGCAGGCGCGGCTCACGCGCGGGCTGCAGCGCGGACTGATGCAGGCGCGCATGGTGCAGTTCGACGCGCTGGCCGAGCGCCTGTACCGCGTGGCCCGGCAGGCCGCGGCCGAGACCGGCAAGGAAGTGCGGCTGCTGATCAAGGGCGGCACGGTGGAGATCGACCGCTCGGTGCTGGACCGCATGGCCGGCCCGATCGAGCACCTGATCCGCAACGCGGTGGCGCACGGCATCGAGCCCTCTGCGCAGCGCCGCGCCGCGGGCAAGCCTGCCACCGGCGCGCTGACGCTGGAGGTGCAGCAGGAAGGCAACGAGGTGGTGCTGCATTTCATCGATGACGGCGGCGGGCTCGACCTGGCGCGCATCCGCGCGCGCGCGGTCGAGCGCCGGCTGCTGGCGCCGGACGACGACGCCAGCGAAGCGCGCCTGACCGAGATGATCTTCACCCCCGGCTTCTCCACCGCGCAGGAAGTGTCCGAACTGGCCGGCCGCGGCGTCGGCATGGACGTGGTGCGCGCCGAGACCGTGGCGCTGGGCGGGCGCATCACGCTAACGTCGCAGCCGGGGCAGGGCACCACCTTTACCGTGCACCTGCCGCTGACCACGGCCATCACGCAGGTGCTGGTGTTCGCGCTGGGCGCGCGCCGCTATGCGGTGCCCAGCGGCATGATCGACCAGGTGCAGCAACTGCGCGCGCCGGCGCTGCTGGACGCGTACAACCACGGCCGCCTGGGCGTGGCCGGCGCCGAGGTGCCGTTCTTCTATTTCGGCGCGCTGCTGGAACAGGGCAACGCCGCGACGGCGGGGCGCAAGTACTCGCCGGTGGTGGTGGTGCGCAGCGGCGCCGAGCGCGTCGCCGTGCATGTGGACGACGTGGTCGGCAACCGCGAAGTGGTGGTCAAGCACATCGGCCCGCACCTGGCGCGCCTGGAGGGCATCGCCGGCGCCACCACGCTGGGCGACGGCGAGATCGTGCTGATCTACAACCCGGTGGTGCTGGCGCAGCGCTTCGTGCGCGAGCGCGGCCAGTCACGCCCGCTGGATCCGCCCGCGCTGCCGCAGACGCCGACTCAGCCGGTCGCGCAGATGGGCGCGGTGGCGGAACTGGCGGGCGACGGCAGTGCCGAGCCCGTGCCGGGCCTGGCGCTGCAGCCCACCGTGATGGTGGTCGATGATTCGCTGACCGTGCGCAAGGCCACCCAGCGCCTGCTGGGCCGCGCCGGCTACCACGTGGTGCTGGCGCGCGACGGCGTCGACGCGCTCAAGCAGCTGCAGGACGTGATGCCGGACGCGATGCTGGTGGATATCGAGATGCCGCACATGGACGGCTTCGACCTGACCCGCAACGTGCGCTCCGACGCGCGCACCGCGCACCTGCCGCTGGTGATGATCACCTCGCGCACCGCCGACAAGCATCGCCGCTATGCCGAGGAAATCGGCGTCAACGTGTACCTGGGCAAGCCTTATAACGAGGATGAACTGCTGGGGACGCTGCACCGGCTGCTGGGCGAGCGGGCGGCGGGGACGGCGGGGTCGGTGGGGCAGATGCTGGGGGATACGCCGGCGGGCTGA